The following proteins come from a genomic window of Pedobacter faecalis:
- a CDS encoding SRPBCC family protein, which translates to MKAYQLTFTQSIPVPIPEAWDFFSSPLNLVKITPPNMAFNVTSDYDQGTKMYPGMIITYKVAPLFGIQLNWMTEITHVINERYFVDEQRFGPFRFWHHQHHFRSIPGGTEMKDLLTYGLPLGMLGSVANSALVRQRLREIFDYRKRKIVELFGDYLPGVT; encoded by the coding sequence ATGAAAGCATACCAGCTCACCTTTACACAGAGCATCCCTGTGCCAATACCTGAAGCATGGGATTTTTTCTCGTCGCCACTAAACCTTGTTAAAATAACGCCGCCAAATATGGCCTTCAACGTAACGTCCGATTACGATCAGGGAACGAAAATGTACCCAGGGATGATTATCACTTATAAGGTCGCGCCGCTTTTCGGAATTCAGCTAAACTGGATGACCGAAATCACCCACGTAATCAACGAGCGGTATTTTGTCGATGAGCAGCGATTCGGTCCTTTCAGGTTCTGGCACCATCAGCACCATTTCAGATCAATCCCCGGCGGCACTGAAATGAAAGATCTCCTCACTTATGGCCTCCCATTAGGCATGCTTGGGAGTGTGGCCAATAGTGCACTTGTAAGGCAACGCCTGCGCGAAATATTTGATTACCGTAAAAGAAAGATTGTTGAGCTCTTTGGCGATTATTTACCTGGGGTTACATAA
- a CDS encoding TIGR01212 family radical SAM protein (This family includes YhcC from E. coli K-12, an uncharacterized radical SAM protein.) — protein MGTLLDTGIKGYNNYGTFLREKYQGQRVFKAIVDGGFTCPNRDGSKGFGGCTYCNVDSFTPETARKLPTLKEQLIENMDRGRKLYKADKFIVYFQPNTNTYAPAHYLKMMYDEALSVNTEDIVGLAVGTRPDCIDAEKVALLESYADRFNVDLEMGMESIYDETLEQINRGCSHGEFVAAVKLLENTKLDLCVHTIFGFPNETEDMMLNYIHEINRFPQIKFVKFHHLHIVEGSIMGVKYKRNPFKLFTLDEYTDLLCRAIPLLRPDIVIQRLFGVSDWDLLIAPKWGLPKSAVQTYIDKEIERRGVVQGSAYVTPGK, from the coding sequence TTGGGAACATTACTGGATACAGGGATTAAGGGTTATAATAACTATGGTACTTTTCTACGTGAGAAGTATCAGGGGCAGCGGGTATTTAAGGCTATCGTTGATGGAGGTTTTACCTGCCCTAATCGCGACGGTAGTAAAGGCTTCGGTGGCTGCACTTATTGCAATGTTGATTCGTTTACGCCTGAAACAGCGCGAAAGCTTCCTACATTAAAAGAACAACTCATTGAGAATATGGACCGTGGGCGAAAGCTTTATAAAGCCGATAAGTTCATCGTTTATTTTCAGCCCAATACCAATACCTATGCGCCGGCACATTATCTAAAGATGATGTACGATGAGGCTTTGTCCGTAAATACAGAAGATATCGTCGGTTTGGCTGTGGGCACCAGGCCTGATTGTATTGATGCTGAAAAGGTAGCGTTGCTGGAAAGTTATGCGGACCGTTTTAATGTCGACCTGGAGATGGGCATGGAGTCAATCTACGACGAGACACTGGAGCAAATCAACAGGGGTTGCAGTCACGGCGAGTTTGTTGCTGCAGTGAAACTGCTTGAAAACACTAAACTCGATCTGTGCGTACATACGATCTTCGGTTTTCCAAATGAAACGGAGGATATGATGCTTAACTATATTCATGAAATTAACCGCTTTCCGCAAATTAAGTTCGTAAAGTTTCATCACCTTCACATCGTGGAAGGCTCCATTATGGGTGTAAAGTATAAGCGAAATCCATTTAAGCTGTTTACGCTTGATGAGTATACCGATCTCCTGTGTCGTGCAATTCCGTTATTGCGACCAGATATTGTCATCCAGAGATTGTTTGGCGTGTCTGATTGGGATCTCCTGATCGCCCCAAAATGGGGACTTCCTAAATCCGCAGTCCAAACCTACATCGACAAGGAGATTGAGCGCCGCGGGGTGGTCCAAGGTTCCGCTTATGTAACCCCAGGTAAATAA
- a CDS encoding ammonium transporter — MAKVLFKQWGPFAVLMIIAILALFIPLLPNFDEGKYNAADVAFILVAAALVFLMTPGLAFFYGGMVDRKNVLSTMIKSVVAAGVVTVLWVVVGFSLAFGESNGGLIGSPSTYLFFQGVNSGPAWGTIPLSLFAVFQLMFAIITPGLVVGAVAERIRFTSYILFIVLFALLVYSPLAHWTWHSEGLLFKMGVLDFAGGTVVHISAGMAALAGALVLKRRKSHIEHREVPPANIPYVLIGTGLLWFGWFGFNAGSALGANVLAVSAFLTTNIAAGAAGLSWMFFDVARGKKPSVLGFCIGAVVGLVAITPGAGFVSIPSSIFIGAIAAVISNLVVSWKQKTSLDDTLDVFPCHGVGGIVGMLLTGVFATKTVNPAGVDGLLYGNPEFFVTQLKGMLISVVFSFVMSFIVFKVINLVQPIRVSEEEEMEGLDASQHNEKYVQGTLIVAGREVENTF, encoded by the coding sequence ATGGCAAAAGTTTTATTTAAACAGTGGGGTCCGTTTGCAGTTTTGATGATAATTGCAATTTTGGCTCTTTTTATTCCCTTACTTCCAAACTTTGATGAGGGAAAGTATAATGCGGCGGATGTTGCATTTATATTAGTAGCGGCGGCACTGGTGTTTTTGATGACGCCGGGGTTGGCTTTCTTCTATGGTGGAATGGTTGATCGCAAAAACGTGCTGTCTACCATGATCAAAAGTGTTGTTGCGGCTGGCGTTGTTACTGTGCTATGGGTTGTAGTCGGTTTCAGTCTTGCATTTGGGGAGTCGAACGGCGGCTTGATTGGAAGCCCGTCCACTTACCTTTTCTTCCAAGGTGTTAATTCGGGACCTGCCTGGGGTACAATACCGCTTTCACTATTTGCCGTGTTCCAGTTAATGTTTGCGATTATTACGCCAGGCTTGGTTGTAGGTGCCGTAGCTGAAAGAATCCGTTTTACATCCTACATTCTTTTTATCGTCTTGTTTGCGCTGCTAGTGTATTCGCCACTGGCACACTGGACCTGGCACTCAGAAGGTTTGCTTTTCAAAATGGGCGTGCTGGATTTTGCCGGAGGTACCGTAGTGCATATTTCTGCAGGTATGGCTGCTTTGGCTGGTGCACTGGTTCTGAAGCGTAGAAAGTCGCACATCGAACACAGAGAGGTTCCGCCTGCTAATATTCCTTATGTACTGATCGGAACAGGCTTGCTTTGGTTTGGCTGGTTCGGGTTCAATGCAGGATCTGCTTTAGGAGCCAACGTTTTAGCGGTGTCAGCTTTTCTTACTACCAATATTGCTGCTGGTGCTGCTGGTCTGTCGTGGATGTTCTTCGATGTTGCCAGAGGCAAGAAGCCATCTGTTCTTGGTTTTTGTATAGGAGCTGTGGTTGGTCTTGTAGCCATTACGCCTGGTGCCGGTTTTGTAAGTATTCCGTCGAGCATATTCATTGGGGCCATTGCTGCGGTAATCTCTAATCTGGTGGTTTCATGGAAACAGAAAACCAGTTTGGACGACACGCTTGATGTGTTCCCTTGTCATGGCGTGGGCGGCATCGTCGGTATGTTGCTTACTGGTGTGTTTGCAACGAAAACAGTAAATCCGGCTGGTGTGGACGGTTTACTTTACGGCAATCCAGAGTTCTTCGTTACGCAGCTTAAAGGCATGCTGATTAGTGTTGTATTTAGTTTCGTAATGTCCTTTATTGTTTTCAAAGTAATCAATCTTGTACAGCCTATCCGTGTATCTGAAGAAGAGGAGATGGAAGGACTTGATGCTTCGCAGCACAATGAAAAGTACGTTCAGGGAACACTTATCGTCGCTGGCCGTGAAGTAGAAAATACATTTTAA